The following are encoded together in the Oncorhynchus nerka isolate Pitt River linkage group LG25, Oner_Uvic_2.0, whole genome shotgun sequence genome:
- the LOC115108967 gene encoding dihydrofolate reductase-like — translation MCAAKVQKKPLRLIAAACNNMGIGKDGHLPWDLPTEFKFFLETTTNVSLPGKFNMMVWGRGCWFSNPDSLFSMMPNVLHVVLSTTLSTLPEHAHFLCQDFDSMISLALLQPLCDLVETIWVVGGPRVYQEALMHPWCELVFLTDIMADFDCDVFFPQFDRSVFKKQQRFPGVPNEIQEENGVTFKYEVFKREICSAEVI, via the exons ATGTGCGCAGCCAAAGTACAGAAGAAACCGTTGCGGCTCATCGCCGCTGCATGCAACAACATGGGAATAGGAAAAGATGGACACTTGCCATGGGATTTACC GACAGAATTCAAATTCTTTTTGGAAACTACAACAAATGTCTCCCTACCAG GAAAATTTAACATGATGGTGTGGGGCAGGGGCTGCTGGTTCTCCAACCCAGACAGTCTGTTCTCTATGATGCCCAATGTCCTCCATGTGGTCCTGAGTACCACCCTGAG TACTCTCCCGGAGCATGCCCACTTCCTGTGTCAAGATTTCGACAGCATGATCAGCTTAGCCTTGCTGCAACCCCTATGTGACCTGGTGGAGACCATCTGGGTTGTGGGTGGTCCACGGGTCTATCAG GAGGCTCTGATGCATCCCTGGTGTGAACTCGTCTTCCTCACTGACATCATGGCTGACTTCGACTGTGACGTCTTCTTTCCGCAGTTTGACCGAAGCGTTTTTAAAAAACAACAGAG GTTTCCTGGAGTACCAAATGAGATTCAGGAGGAGAATGGGGTTACATTTAAGTATGAAGTTTTCAAGAGGGAGATCTGTAGCGCTGAGGTGATTTAA
- the LOC115109563 gene encoding cryptochrome-1-like, translating to MVGNTIHWFRKGLRLHDNPSLKESIQGADTLRYVYILDPWFAGSSNVGISRWRFLLQCLEDLDASLRKLHSRLFVIRGQPTDVFPRLFKEWQISRLSYEYDSEPFGKERDAAIQKLASEAGVEVTVKVSHTLYDLDKIIELNGGQSPLTYKRFQVLISHMDAVEMPAETITAEVMRKCATPISDDHDDKFGVPSLEELGFETEGLATAVWPGGETEALTRLERHLERKAWVANFERPRMNANSLLASPTGLSPYLRFGCLSCRLFYFKLTDLYRKVKKNSSPPLSLYGQLLWREFFYTTATNNPCFDKMEGNPVCVQIPWDRNPEALAKWAEGRTGFPWIDAIMTQLRQEGWIHHLARHAVACFLTRGDLWISWEEGMKVFEELLLDADWSVNAGSWMWLSCSSFFQQFFHCYCPVGFGRRTDPNGDYIRRYLPILKGFPAKYIYDPWNAPESVQKASKCVIGVHYPKPMVHHAEASRLNVERMKQIYQQLSCYRGLGLLATVHANPNDSGYGAGVMTGPIPGPSHEDIQNEGAAQAGRGQVVVKRRNEDLTPGCSHKARRQTSN from the exons ATGGTCGGCAACACGATCCACTGGTTCAGGAAGGGACTGCGGCTCCACGACAACCCCTCTCTAAAGGAGTCGATCCAGGGAGCGGACACCCTTCGCTATGTTTACATCCTAGACCCCTGGTTTGCAGGGTCCTCCAACGTGGGCATCAGCAGGTGGAG GTTCTTACTCCAGTGTCTGGAGGACCTAGACGCCAGCCTCCGCAAGCTCCACTCCCGTCTGTTTGTCATCCGGGGCCAGCCTACTGATGTCTTCCCCAGGCTGTTCAAG GAATGGCAGATTAGCCGGCTGTCTTACGAGTACGACTCTGAGCCCTTCGGCAAGGAGCGTGATGCCGCCATCCAAAAGCTGGCTAGCGAGGCCGGGGTGGAAGTCACGGTCAAAGTCTCCCACACACTCTACGACCTAGACAA GATCATCGAGCTGAACGGAGGCCAGTCCCCTCTCACCTACAAGCGTTTCCAGGTGCTCATAAGTCACATGGATGCCGTGGAGATGCCCGCCGAGACCATCACCGCTGAGGTCATGCGGAAGTGTGCCACGCCCATCAGTGACGACCACGACGACAAGTTTGGCGTGCCGTCCTTGGAGGAGCTTGGCTTTGAGACAGAAGGCCTGGCTACAGCAGTATGGCCGGGGGGAGAGACGGAGGCCCTCACTCGCCTGGAGAGGCACCTGGAGAGAAAG GCGTGGGTGGCCAACTTTGAGCGTCCCCGGATGAACGCCAACTCCCTGCTGGCCAGCCCCACGGGCCTCAGCCCCTACCTCCGCTTCGGCTGCCTCTCCTGTCGCCTCTTCTACTTCAAACTCACTGACCTCTACAGGAAGGTGAAGAAAAACAGCTCTCCGCCCCTCTCACTTTATGGCCAGCTGTTGTGGCGCGAGTTCTTCTACACCACGGCCACCAACAACCCCTGCTTCGACAAGATGGAGGGCAACCCTGTGTGCGTGCAGATTCCCTGGGACCGCAACCCAGAGGCGCTGGCCAAGTGGGCCGAGGGGAGGACAGGGTTCCCCTGGATCGACGCCATCATGACCCAGCTGAGGCAGGAGGGCTGGATCCACCACCTGGCCAGACACGCCGTGGCCTGCTTCCTGACCCGGGGAGACCTGTGGATCAGCTGGGAGGAGGGCATGAAG GTATTTGAGGAGTTGCTGCTGGATGCAGACTGGAGTGTGAATGCAGGCAGCTGGATGTGGCTCTCCTGCAGCTCCTTCTTCCAGCAGTTCTTCCACTGTTACTGCCCCGTGGGCTTCGGCAGGAGGACAGACCCCAACGGAGACTACATACG GCGCTATCTTCCCATACTGAAGGGCTTCCCGGCCAAGTACATCTACGACCCCTGGAACGCACCCGAGAGCGTGCAGAAGGCGTCCAAGTGCGTGATCGGTGTGCACTACCCCAAACCCATGGTGCACCACGCCGAGGCCAGCCGCCTCAACGTGGAGAGGATGAAGCAGATCTACCAACAGCTCTCCTGCTACCGCGGCCTGG GGCTGCTCGCGACAGTGCATGCCAATCCTAATGACAGTGGATACGGTGCAGGGGTCATGACGGGTCCAATACCAGGGCCTTCCCATGAAGACATCCAGAATGAGGGAGCCGCTCAAGCAG GCAGAGGACAGGTCGTTGTGAAGCGTCGCAATGAGGACCTCACACCGGGCTGTAGCCACAAGGCCCGGAGGCAGACCAGCAACTAG